The Manihot esculenta cultivar AM560-2 chromosome 1, M.esculenta_v8, whole genome shotgun sequence genome has a window encoding:
- the LOC110620520 gene encoding uncharacterized protein LOC110620520 isoform X1 translates to MVDLQTVCCMCGDVGFPDKLFRCSKCRHRFQHSYCSNYYSELSEPTELCDWCLSEEKNARKGNSSKKSAVGHDSGGVTNRSEYSGDKIKQHDREESTAEKGKSSSGVPSPRTATRRYKLLKDVMC, encoded by the exons ATGGTGGATCTTCAAACTGTATGTTGCATGTGCGGCGACGTCGGTTTCCCTGACAAGCTCTTCCGTTGCAGCAAATGCCGCCATCGCTTTCAGCACTC GTATTGCAGCAACTACTATAGTGAATTATCGGAGCCGACTGAGCTGTGTGATTGGTGCCTGAGCGAAGAGAAGAATGCCAGAAAGGGAAACTCTTCGAAGAAATCAGCAGTCGGCCATGATAGTGGAGGAGTTACCAACCGATCGGAGTACTCAGGTGACAAAATCAAGCAACATGATCGAGAAGAGAGCACTGCCGAGAAGGGAAAGAGCTCGAGTGGGGTGCCTTCTCCAAGAACAGCTACCCGCAGGTACAAGCTTCTCAAGGATGTGATGTGTTAG
- the LOC110620520 gene encoding uncharacterized protein LOC110620520 isoform X2, whose translation MVDLQTVCCMCGDVGFPDKLFRCSKCRHRFQHSNYYSELSEPTELCDWCLSEEKNARKGNSSKKSAVGHDSGGVTNRSEYSGDKIKQHDREESTAEKGKSSSGVPSPRTATRRYKLLKDVMC comes from the exons ATGGTGGATCTTCAAACTGTATGTTGCATGTGCGGCGACGTCGGTTTCCCTGACAAGCTCTTCCGTTGCAGCAAATGCCGCCATCGCTTTCAGCACTC CAACTACTATAGTGAATTATCGGAGCCGACTGAGCTGTGTGATTGGTGCCTGAGCGAAGAGAAGAATGCCAGAAAGGGAAACTCTTCGAAGAAATCAGCAGTCGGCCATGATAGTGGAGGAGTTACCAACCGATCGGAGTACTCAGGTGACAAAATCAAGCAACATGATCGAGAAGAGAGCACTGCCGAGAAGGGAAAGAGCTCGAGTGGGGTGCCTTCTCCAAGAACAGCTACCCGCAGGTACAAGCTTCTCAAGGATGTGATGTGTTAG
- the LOC110616561 gene encoding squamosa promoter-binding-like protein 8 isoform X2 encodes MLEYEWGSPSTMMLLSGDEPTEGPAQNRQIFDHYAAQSFNDNLVPQPTTNLFHHPPIHQVNSLYDPRAYAIASSYTPPHPSLLSLDPITNPAGAAPSYFLVPKSEEVSRPSDYTARIGLNLGGRTYFSSAEDDFVNRLYRRCRQVEAGSSNAPRCQAEGCNADLSHAKHYHRRHKVCEFHSKASTVIAAGLAQRFCQQCSRFHLLSEFDNGKRSCRRRLADHNRRRRKSHQINQETHKLQPAESARNYSSENLTRSPPESGVHNSSSSVTVAVSPPRKFLDCFRHIPYQATASSSSASSSSLFFSSG; translated from the exons ATGCTGGAATACGAATGGGGAAGCCCATCAACGATGATGCTGCTCTCTGGAGACGAACCTACAGAAGGACCAGCCCAAAACCGCCAGATTTTCGATCATTACGCTGCTCAGTCATTCAACGATAACCTTGTTCCCCAACCAACTACAAACTTATTCCACCACCCACCAATACATCAAGTCAACTCCCTTTATGACCCACGCGCCTACGCCATTGCCTCCTCCTACACGCCTCCCCATCCTTCCCTCCTCTCCCTAGACCCCATTACCAACCCTGCCGGAGCCGCTCCCTCATATTTCCTCGTCCCAAAGTCTGAGGAGGTCTCTAGACCCTCTGATTATACGGCGAGGATAGGTCTGAATTTGGGCGGTCGGACCTACTTCTCTTCAGCAGAGGATGATTTCGTGAACCGCCTTTATCGGCGCTGTAGACAGGTAGAGGCCGGTTCGTCAAATGCTCCCAGGTGCCAAGCTGAGGGGTGCAATGCCGATCTTTCCCACGCCAAGCACTATCATCGGCGTCACAAGGTCTGTGAATTTCACTCAAAAGCGTCAACGGTCATAGCGGCCGGGTTGGCACAGCGATTCTGCCAGCAGTGCAGCAG ATTTCATCTCCTTTCAGAATTCGATAATGGAAAGCGCAGTTGCAGAAGGAGATTGGCCGATCACAATCGCCGCCGCCGAAAATCGCACCAGATAAATCAAGAAACTCACAAGTTACAACCGGCAGAAAGTGCCCGTAATTATTCTTCAGAAAATCTCACGA GGTCACCACCCGAGTCTGGAGTTCATAATTCGTCGTCCTCGGTGACAGTGGCAGTATCGCCGCCTCGAAAGTTTTTGGATTGTTTCAGGCATATACCATATCAAGCTACTGCATCTTCTTCCTCTGCATCATCAAGCTCACTGTTTTTCTCAAGTGGATAG
- the LOC110616561 gene encoding squamosa promoter-binding-like protein 8 isoform X1, which translates to MLEYEWGSPSTMMLLSGDEPTEGPAQNRQIFDHYAAQSFNDNLVPQPTTNLFHHPPIHQVNSLYDPRAYAIASSYTPPHPSLLSLDPITNPAGAAPSYFLVPKSEEVSRPSDYTARIGLNLGGRTYFSSAEDDFVNRLYRRCRQVEAGSSNAPRCQAEGCNADLSHAKHYHRRHKVCEFHSKASTVIAAGLAQRFCQQCSRLFPRFHLLSEFDNGKRSCRRRLADHNRRRRKSHQINQETHKLQPAESARNYSSENLTRSPPESGVHNSSSSVTVAVSPPRKFLDCFRHIPYQATASSSSASSSSLFFSSG; encoded by the exons ATGCTGGAATACGAATGGGGAAGCCCATCAACGATGATGCTGCTCTCTGGAGACGAACCTACAGAAGGACCAGCCCAAAACCGCCAGATTTTCGATCATTACGCTGCTCAGTCATTCAACGATAACCTTGTTCCCCAACCAACTACAAACTTATTCCACCACCCACCAATACATCAAGTCAACTCCCTTTATGACCCACGCGCCTACGCCATTGCCTCCTCCTACACGCCTCCCCATCCTTCCCTCCTCTCCCTAGACCCCATTACCAACCCTGCCGGAGCCGCTCCCTCATATTTCCTCGTCCCAAAGTCTGAGGAGGTCTCTAGACCCTCTGATTATACGGCGAGGATAGGTCTGAATTTGGGCGGTCGGACCTACTTCTCTTCAGCAGAGGATGATTTCGTGAACCGCCTTTATCGGCGCTGTAGACAGGTAGAGGCCGGTTCGTCAAATGCTCCCAGGTGCCAAGCTGAGGGGTGCAATGCCGATCTTTCCCACGCCAAGCACTATCATCGGCGTCACAAGGTCTGTGAATTTCACTCAAAAGCGTCAACGGTCATAGCGGCCGGGTTGGCACAGCGATTCTGCCAGCAGTGCAGCAG ATTGTTTCCCAGATTTCATCTCCTTTCAGAATTCGATAATGGAAAGCGCAGTTGCAGAAGGAGATTGGCCGATCACAATCGCCGCCGCCGAAAATCGCACCAGATAAATCAAGAAACTCACAAGTTACAACCGGCAGAAAGTGCCCGTAATTATTCTTCAGAAAATCTCACGA GGTCACCACCCGAGTCTGGAGTTCATAATTCGTCGTCCTCGGTGACAGTGGCAGTATCGCCGCCTCGAAAGTTTTTGGATTGTTTCAGGCATATACCATATCAAGCTACTGCATCTTCTTCCTCTGCATCATCAAGCTCACTGTTTTTCTCAAGTGGATAG
- the LOC110616561 gene encoding squamosa promoter-binding-like protein 8 isoform X3 has translation MLEYEWGSPSTMMLLSGDEPTEGPAQNRQIFDHYAAQSFNDNLVPQPTTNLFHHPPIHQVNSLYDPRAYAIASSYTPPHPSLLSLDPITNPAGAAPSYFLVPKSEEVSRPSDYTARIGLNLGGRTYFSSAEDDFVNRLYRRCRQVEAGSSNAPRCQAEGCNADLSHAKHYHRRHKVCEFHSKASTVIAAGLAQRFCQQCSSLRQEDGRQVFELAQMPLFFQSLVLADVVNPEGICVRKLLLGFPFTYLVFCLVNHLCLMLPITVAVFGGVVIIMIIILLYVSFVN, from the exons ATGCTGGAATACGAATGGGGAAGCCCATCAACGATGATGCTGCTCTCTGGAGACGAACCTACAGAAGGACCAGCCCAAAACCGCCAGATTTTCGATCATTACGCTGCTCAGTCATTCAACGATAACCTTGTTCCCCAACCAACTACAAACTTATTCCACCACCCACCAATACATCAAGTCAACTCCCTTTATGACCCACGCGCCTACGCCATTGCCTCCTCCTACACGCCTCCCCATCCTTCCCTCCTCTCCCTAGACCCCATTACCAACCCTGCCGGAGCCGCTCCCTCATATTTCCTCGTCCCAAAGTCTGAGGAGGTCTCTAGACCCTCTGATTATACGGCGAGGATAGGTCTGAATTTGGGCGGTCGGACCTACTTCTCTTCAGCAGAGGATGATTTCGTGAACCGCCTTTATCGGCGCTGTAGACAGGTAGAGGCCGGTTCGTCAAATGCTCCCAGGTGCCAAGCTGAGGGGTGCAATGCCGATCTTTCCCACGCCAAGCACTATCATCGGCGTCACAAGGTCTGTGAATTTCACTCAAAAGCGTCAACGGTCATAGCGGCCGGGTTGGCACAGCGATTCTGCCAGCAGTGCAGCAG CCTTCGACAAGAAGATGGTAGACAAGTGTTTGAATTGGCACAAATGCCCCTGTTCTTTCAATCATTGGTTTTAGCGGATGTTGTTAATCCCGAGGGCATTTGTGTCCGTAAACTTCTCCTCGGGTTTCCGTTTACGTACCTGGTTTTTTGTTTGGTTAATCACCTCTGCTTAATGCTTCCGATTACCGTGGCAGTATTTGGAGGAGTGGTTATTATTATGATAATTATCCTACTTTACGTTAGCTTTGTGAATTGA
- the LOC110616571 gene encoding uncharacterized protein LOC110616571 isoform X1 — protein MDESMKQFQQSLVELETEAELLLLARHQVIENDKTRNGNREALTALRKRARTTKTSVPSPYESIMKDIGRSASKPLVKEVCATCGNHDSDERTWMMFQGTDVFASMPFHAAHSILERDQERLDYEAKKLQSYVKEKSFIISEKGALADKISPGVLRSLITLTDKPKD, from the exons ATGGATGAGAGTATGAAGCAATTTCAGCAAAGCTTGGTTGAGCTTGAAACCGAGGCTGAGCTCCTCCTTTTAGCCCGGCATCAG GTGATTGAAAATGATAAAACTAGAAATGGGAACAGGGAAGCACTTACAGCGCTGCGGAAGAGAGCTCGGACAACAAAAACTAGTGTTCCTTCACCCTATGAATCAATCATGAAGGATATTGGGAGGTCTGCATCAAAACCTTTGGTGAAGGAGGTATGTGCAACATGCGGCAACCATGACTCAGATGAGCGCACATGGATGATGTTCCAAGGAACTGATGTCTTTGCTAGTATGCCATTTCATGCCGCTCATAGCATATTGGAGAGAG ATCAAGAACGACTTGACTATGAGGCTAAAAAATTACAAAGCTATGTAAAGGAGAAGTCTTTTATTATTTCAGAAAAAGGTGCTCTAGCTGACAAGATTAGTCCTGGAGTGCTTAGATCTCTGATAACCTTAACAGATAAACCTAA GGACTAA
- the LOC110616571 gene encoding uncharacterized protein LOC110616571 isoform X2, giving the protein MDESMKQFQQSLVELETEAELLLLARHQVIENDKTRNGNREALTALRKRARTTKTSVPSPYESIMKDIGRSASKPLVKEVCATCGNHDSDERTWMMFQGTDVFASMPFHAAHSILERDQERLDYEAKKLQSYVKEKSFIISEKGALADKISPGVLRSLITLTDKPK; this is encoded by the exons ATGGATGAGAGTATGAAGCAATTTCAGCAAAGCTTGGTTGAGCTTGAAACCGAGGCTGAGCTCCTCCTTTTAGCCCGGCATCAG GTGATTGAAAATGATAAAACTAGAAATGGGAACAGGGAAGCACTTACAGCGCTGCGGAAGAGAGCTCGGACAACAAAAACTAGTGTTCCTTCACCCTATGAATCAATCATGAAGGATATTGGGAGGTCTGCATCAAAACCTTTGGTGAAGGAGGTATGTGCAACATGCGGCAACCATGACTCAGATGAGCGCACATGGATGATGTTCCAAGGAACTGATGTCTTTGCTAGTATGCCATTTCATGCCGCTCATAGCATATTGGAGAGAG ATCAAGAACGACTTGACTATGAGGCTAAAAAATTACAAAGCTATGTAAAGGAGAAGTCTTTTATTATTTCAGAAAAAGGTGCTCTAGCTGACAAGATTAGTCCTGGAGTGCTTAGATCTCTGATAACCTTAACAGATAAACCTAA ATGA